From a single Arachis hypogaea cultivar Tifrunner chromosome 3, arahy.Tifrunner.gnm2.J5K5, whole genome shotgun sequence genomic region:
- the LOC112789266 gene encoding ABC transporter G family member 15 produces MMEIEAATSGSSNSSGFDRGSYLAWEDLKVFLPNFGKGPTKRLLNGLNGYAEPGRIMAIMGPSGSGKSTLLDSLAGRLSKNVVMTGNVILNGKKKNLGYGFVAYVTQEDVVLGTLTVKETISYSANLRLPTSMSKEEIENIVEETIIEMGLQDCADRLIGNWHLRGISGGEKKRLSIALEILTKPSLLFLDEPTSGLDSASAFFVVQTLRNVARDGRTVISSIHQPSSEVFALFDDLFLLSGGETVYFGEAKMAVQFFAEAGFPCPRKRNPSDHFLRCINSDFDVVTATLKGSQRIHDVPNSADPFMNMATAQIKAMLVDRYRRSTYATRAKDRIQELSTNEGLENERQKGSQATWWKQLRTLTKRSFVNMCRDVGYYWLRIIIYIIVSICVGTIYFDIGYSYTSILARGACGAFISGFMTFMSIGGFPSFIEEMKVFYRERLNGYYGVAAYILANFLSSFPFLVAIALTTSTITYNMVKFRPGIIHFVFFTLNIYGCISVIESLMMVVASLVPNFLMGIITGAGIIGIMMMTSGFFRLLSDLPKPVWRYPISYISYGAWAIQGAYKNDLLGLEFEPMIPGDPKLTGEYVITHMLGIELNHSKWWDLGALLLILIVYRLLFFTILKLKERASPLFKNLYAKRTIQQLEKRPSFRKMPSFPSMRHQPLHSLSSQEGLNSPLH; encoded by the exons ATGATGGAGATAGAAGCTGCAACAAGTGGAAGTAGCAATAGTAGTGGCTTTGATAGGGGAAGCTACTTAGCATGGGAAGATCTAAAAGTTTTTCTTCCAAATTTTGGAAAAGGACCAACTAAGAGGTTGCTTAATGGCCTCAATGGTTATGCTGAACCTGGAAGGATCATGGCTATTATGGGACCTTCTGGCTCTGGAAAATCCACACTCCTTGATTCACTTGCAG GTAGGCTCTCAAAAAATGTGGTCATGACAGGAAATGTTATTCTCAATGGGAAGAAGAAAAACCTAGGCTATGGCTTTGTT GCGTACGTAACACAAGAGGATGTGGTGCTGGGAACCCTAACAGTGAAAGAAACGATATCGTATTCGGCAAATCTAAGGCTTCCAACATCAATGTcgaaagaagaaatagagaacATCGTGGAAGAAACAATCATAGAGATGGGACTGCAAGACTGTGCTGACAGGTTAATCGGAAACTGGCACCTCAGAGGGATAAGCGGCGGGGAGAAGAAGAGGCTCAGCATTGCCCTTGAGATCCTCACAAAGCCAAGCTTGCTGTTTCTTGATGAACCTACCAGCGGCCTCGACAGCGCCTCCGCCTTCTTCGTCGTTCAGACTCTCCGCAATGTCGCTCGTGACGGCCGCACTGTCATCTCCTCCATTCACCAGCCTAGCAGCGAAGTCTTTGCTCTCTTTGATGACCTTTTCTTGCTCTCCGGCGGCGAAACCGTTTATTTTGGAGAAGCTAAAATGGCCGTTCAG TTTTTTGCTGAAGCCGGATTTCCTTGTCCACGTAAAAGGAATCCTTCTGATCACTTCCTAAGATGCATCAATTCTGACTTTGATGTTGTCACGGCTACACTCAAAGGATCTCAAAGAATTCAC GATGTTCCAAATTCAGCAGATCCTTTCATGAATATGGCCACAGCACAAATTAAAGCAATGCTGGTTGATAGATATAGGCGTTCAACTTATGCAACAAGAGCAAAGGACAGGATTCAAGAACTATCTACCAAT GAAGGGCTTGAAAATGAGAGACAAAAGGGAAGTCAAGCAACTTGGTGGAAGCAACTGAGGACATTGACAAAGAGATCATTTGTGAACATGTGTAGAGATGTTGGATACTACTGGTTGAGGATCATAATCTACATCATAGTTTCAATATGTGTTGGAACTATCTATTTTGATATTGGCTATAGCTATACCTCAATCCTAGCTCGTGGTGCTTGTGGTGCATTTATCTCAGGCTTCATGACATTCATGTCTATTGGAGGCTTCCCATCATTCATTGAAGAAATGAAG GTTTTCTATAGAGAAAGGCTTAATGGATACTATGGAGTTGCAGCATATATTCTAGCCAACTTTCTATCTTCTTTCCCTTTCTTGGTTGCAATTGCTCTTACAACAAGCACCATCACATACAACATGGTGAAATTCAGGCCAGGGATCATTCACTTTGTGTTCTTCACTCTCAACATCTATGGTTGCATCTCTGTCATAGAGAGTCTCATGATGGTTGTAGCTTCTCTTGTTCCAAATTTCCTAATGGGGATCATCACAGGAGCTGGAATCATT GGAATCATGATGATGACCTCTGGATTCTTCAGGTTGCTATCTGATCTTCCAAAGCCAGTTTGGCGCTACCCAATTTCATATATCAGTTATGGTGCATGGGCAATTCAG GGTGCATACAAGAATGACTTGCTTGGACTTGAGTTTGAACCTATGATACCAGGGGACCCAAAATTAACAGGAGAATATGTGATAACACACATGTTGGGAATTGAATTAAACCATTCAAAATGGTGGGACTTAGGAGCACTATTATTGATCCTCATAGTATATAGGCTTTTGTTCTTCACCATACTCAAGTTGAAGGAAAGAGCATCTCCATTGTTTAAAAACCTTTATGCAAAGAGAACCATTCAGCAACTTGAAAAGAGACCTTCATTCAGAAAAATGCCTTCTTTCCCTTCCATGAGGCATCAACCACTCCACTCTTTGTCTTCTCAAGAGGGTCTTAATTCTCCACTTCATTAG
- the LOC112789267 gene encoding ABC transporter G family member 15, with the protein MENKSITTSTSSGSNGDDEGSEKRGMYLVWEDITVVVPNFGNGHTRRLLNGLNGYAEPNRIMAIMGPSGSGKSTLLDSLAGRLARNVILSGNVLLNGKKRRLDYGGVAYVTQEDILLGTLTVRETISYSANLRLPSRMRKEEVNEIVEGTIMEMGLEDCADRVIGNWHLRGISGGERKRLSIAVEILTRPSLLFLDEPTTGLDSASAYFVIQTLRNIAHDGKTVISSIHQPSSEVFQLFDDLFLLSGGQTIYFGPAQNSLEFFGKAGFPCPSRRNPSDHFLRCINSDFDTVTTTIMASQRIHEQNSLTPSLGNLSTAAIRAKLIERYRWSEYATAARTRIKQISNFEGYDGESKSKNQAKWWKQLTTLTHRSLVNMSRDVGYYWIRLAIYIALSLSVGTIFFDVGTSYRAIFARGACGAFISGFMTFLSIGGFPSFIEEMKVFHKERLNGYYGISVYILSNFLSSFPFVSMMSIATATITYYMVKFRPEFSHLCYITLDLIGCIAVVESSMMIIASLVPNFLMGVIIGAGYIGVMMMTAGYFRQIPDLPKFFWRYPISYINYGAWGLQGAFKNDLIGLEFDPLVPGGPKLKGETILTTMLGMRIEYSKWWDLAAVVFILIMHRVLFFIILRFKEPASHFLYSIYAKQAMQRIKKRPSFRKTPSFSSKRHQTLHPLSSQEGLNSPIH; encoded by the exons ATGGAGAATAAAAGCATTACAACAAGTACTAGCAGTGGAAGTAATGGTGATGATGAGGGAAGTGAGAAGAGAGGAATGTACCTAGTTTGGGAAGACATAACTGTTGTGGTTCCAAACTTTGGCAATGGACACACAAGGAGGTTGCTTAATGGCTTGAATGGCTATGCTGAACCTAACAGAATCATGGCTATTATGGGTCCTTCTGGCTCTGGAAAATCCACTCTTCTTGATTCTTTGGCAG GTAGACTCGCTAGGAATGTTATCTTGTCTggaaatgtgcttttaaatggaaagaaaagaagattggactATGGTGGTGTT GCTTATGTGACCCAAGAAGACATATTGTTGGGAACACTAACAGTGAGAGAAACAATAAGTTATTCAGCAAATCTAAGGCTTCCATCAAGAATGAGGAAAGAAGAGGTAAATGAGATTGTAGAAGGAACAATAATGGAGATGGGTCTTGAAGATTGTGCAGATAGGGTTATAGGGAATTGGCATTTGAGAGGAATAAGTGGTGGAGAAAGGAAAAGACTAAGCATAGCAGTTGAGATATTAACAAGGCCTAGTCTCTTGTTCCTTGATGAACCAACCACTGGCCTTGATAGTGCCTCAGCTTATTTTGTTATTCAAACTTTGAGGAACATTGCTCATGATGGCAAGACTGTAATTTCATCCATTCATCAACCAAGTAGTGAggtttttcaactttttgatgaTCTCTTCCTGCTTTCTGGAGGCCAAACTATTTATTTTGGACCAGCTCAAAACTCACTCGAG TTCTTTGGGAAAGCAGGGTTCCCATGTCCAAGTAGAAGAAACCCTTCTGATCATTTCCTTCGCTGTATTAATTCAGACTTTGATACTGTCACAACCACCATCATGGCCTCCCAAAGAATCCAT GAACAAAACTCATTAACACCATCATTAGGGAACTTATCAACTGCTGCAATCAGAGCAAAACTCATTGAGAGATACCGTTGGTCTGAATATGCAACTGCCGCAAGaactagaatcaaacaaatctcaAACTTT GAAGGATATGATGGTGAAAGCAAAAGCAAGAATCAAGCGAAATGGTGGAAGCAACTAACAACATTGACTCATAGATCTTTGGTGAACATGAGTAGGGATGTAGGGTACTATTGGATAAGGCTAGCAATCTACATAGCATTATCTTTATCTGTTGGAACAATCTTCTTTGATGTTGGAACAAGTTACAGAGCCATCTTTGCAAGAGGTGCATGTGGGGCTTTCATTTCTGGTTTCATGACATTCTTGTCCATTGGAGGCTTCCCCTCCTTCATAGAGGAAATGAAGGTGTTTCATAAAGAAAGGCTTAACGGATATTATGGAATTAGTGTCTACATTCTATCAAATTTTCTCTCTTCATTTCCCTTTGTTTCAATGATGTCCATTGCCACTGCCACCATAACCTATTATATGGTCAAGTTTCGTCCAGAATTTTCACATCTTTGTTACATCACCCTTGATCTTATTGGCTGCATTGCGGTTGTGGAGAGTTCCATGATGATCATAGCTTCCTTAGTTCCCAACTTCCTCATGGGAGTAATAATAGGAGCAGGATATATT GGTGTAATGATGATGACTGCTGGCTACTTCCGTCAGATCCCTGATCTTCCCAAATTCTTCTGGCGTTACCCAATTTCATACATTAATTATGGGGCGTGGGGATTACAG GGAGCATTCAAGAATGATTTGATTGGGCTGGAGTTTGATCCTCTAGTACCAGGTGGTCCAAAGCTGAAAGGAGAAACCATACTCACAACCATGCTTGGCATGAGAATTGAATATTCAAAATGGTGGGACTTAGCTGCTGTCGTCTTCATCCTCATAATGCATAGagttctctttttcatcattctcagATTCAAAGAGCCCGCTTCACATTTTCTTTATAGTATCTATGCAAAGCAAGCAATGCAACGCATCAAGAAGAGGCCATCTTTCAGGAAAACACCATCTTTCTCTTCAAAGAGGCACCAAACACTGCATCCCTTGTCTTCTCAAGAGGGTCTCAACTCACCAATTCATTAA
- the LOC112789268 gene encoding protein TRAUCO, whose translation MDNLKASYKDEEEEDGAPTTAAVAAADAVVGDAPIPSDAVAAGGGTDTESAEVPPVTTTSTASDTPTEAQNDGRSEPDPSDMSDDEPVSDEGSLKKSPKSPARDDGGGGDNDEDDEEPPPKKQKQLSTLTAETVTVKIESSPVAAELPEGASNGDANAAVSTPATTATGTTGTNSKKSKKKNNNVWVTKSKKSKKKNKANNNNNNHHGANGEDTVLITPVPRFPDKSDDTAEMKICLSKVYKAEKVELSDDRMVAGSTKGYRMVRATRGVVEGAWYFEIRVLHLGETGHTRLGWSTEKGDLQAPVGYDGNSFGYRDIDGSKVHKALREKYGEEGYKEGDVIGFYINLPEGEKYAPKPLHLVWYKGQRYVVAQDAKEDPPKVVPGSEISFFKNGVCQGVAFKDLFGGRYYPAASMYTLPNEPNCMVKFNFGPDFEFFPEDFQDRPIPKPMIEVPYHGFDNRVENGEATEKKP comes from the exons ATGGATAATTTAAAAGCTTCGTACAAagacgaagaggaagaagacgggGCACCAACCACCGCCGCCGTTGCGGCCGCTGACGCCGTCGTTGGCGACGCCCCGATTCCCAGTGACGCGGTAGCTGCCGGAGGAGGCACCGATACGGAATCAGCCGAAGTTCCTCCTGTAACAACCACCAGCACCGCCTCCGACACGCCAACGGAAGCTCAAAACGACGGCAGATCGGAGCCCGACCCTTCCGACATGTCTGATGACGAACCCGTCTCTGATGAAGGTTCCCTGAAGAAGTCGCCGAAGTCGCCTGCAAGAGACGATGGTGGCGGCGGTGACAACGACGAGGACGACGAGGAACCTCCCCCGAAGAAGCAGAAGCAGCTCTCCACATTGACCGCTGAAACCGTTACCGTTAAGATCGAATCTTCTCCGGTGGCTGCGGAATTGCCAGAAGGAGCTAGCAACGGCGACGCCAATGCGGCCGTGTCAACGCCGGCGACAACGGCCACGGGAACAACGGGGACGAATTCGAAGAAATctaagaagaagaacaacaatgTGTGGGTAACGAAATCGAagaaatcaaagaagaagaacaaggctaacaacaataacaacaatcacCACGGCGCAAACGGCGAAGACACGGTGCTTATAACGCCGGTGCCGAGGTTCCCGGACAAGAGCGACGACACGGCGGAGATGAAGATCTGCCTCTCGAAGGTGTACAAGGCGGAGAAGGTTGAGCTGAGCGACGACCGAATGGTGGCAGGGAGCACGAAGGGCTACAGAATGGTGAGGGCAACGAGAGGGGTGGTTGAAGGAGCGTGGTACTTCGAAATTAGGGTTTTGCATTTGGGGGAAACAGGGCACACACGGTTGGGGTGGTCCACTGAGAAAGGTGACTTGCAGGCACCGGTTGGTTACGATGGGAATAGTTTTGGGTATAGGGATATTGATGGGAGTAAGGTGCATAAGGCTCTGAGGGAGAAGTATGGAGAAGAAGGGTATAAGGAAGGTGATGTTATTGGTTTCTATATCAACTTGCCTGAAGGGGAGAAGTATGCTCCAAAGCCACTGCATTTGGTTTGGTATAAAGGACAGAGATATGTTGTTGCTCAAGATGCTAAGGAAGATCCTCCCAAAGTTGTGCCTG GAAGTGAGATATCTTTCTTCAAAAATGGCGTGTGCCAAGGTGTAGCTTTCAAGGATCTTTTTGGTGGTCGATACTACCCTGCGGCTTCAATGTATACTCTCCCCAATGAACCAAACTGCATGGTCAAATTCAACTTTGGCCCCGACTTTGAATTCTTTCCCGAGGATTTCCAAGATCGGCCCATTCCCAAGCCAATGATTGAAGTTCCCTACCATGGTTTTGATAATCGAGTTGAAAATGGAGAGGCTACTGAGAAGAAACCGTGA